The Streptomyces sp. SS1-1 genome has a segment encoding these proteins:
- a CDS encoding NUDIX domain-containing protein, translating into MSAARERRSAGLLLFRRTDAGPEVLLGHMGGPYFARRDAGAWTVPKGEYAPDEPAWDAARREFQEELGLPPPDGEPVALGEVRQAGGKTVTVWAVEADLDPADVVPGTFTMEWPPRSGRTQEFPELDRVAWLPLDRARELIVKAQAAFLDRLAEHSS; encoded by the coding sequence GTGAGCGCGGCCCGCGAGCGGCGCAGCGCCGGCCTGCTGCTGTTCCGCCGCACCGACGCCGGCCCGGAGGTGCTGCTCGGCCACATGGGTGGCCCGTACTTCGCGCGCCGGGACGCCGGGGCGTGGACGGTGCCGAAGGGCGAGTACGCGCCGGACGAGCCGGCGTGGGACGCGGCCCGCCGGGAGTTCCAGGAGGAGCTGGGGCTGCCGCCGCCGGACGGGGAGCCCGTCGCGCTGGGCGAGGTCCGGCAGGCGGGCGGCAAGACCGTCACCGTCTGGGCGGTCGAGGCCGACCTGGACCCGGCGGACGTCGTGCCCGGCACGTTCACGATGGAGTGGCCGCCGCGCTCGGGCCGCACCCAGGAGTTCCCGGAGCTGGACCGGGTGGCCTGGCTCCCCCTCGACCGGGCGCGCGAGCTGATCGTCAAGGCGCAGGCCGCGTTTCTCGACCGGCTGGCGGAGCACTCGTCCTGA
- a CDS encoding phosphodiester glycosidase family protein, which produces MTLYRRRFGTARAALTLLTAFGALAGAALTGAAPAGAVQRGTRIAPGVVYDEFDIAAARGTAHAHVLTVDLRERRVRLGLLHPGAVAARAPVSRQAAALGAVAGVNGDFFNISETQHPGVRPTGASVGPAIARGRMLKGAVPDGQRFGPALPPGTSTADVFGVGADRRARLDRLRLTGSVRTPEGVLPLRGLNQYALPVGSIGAFTTAWGSASRVRATCGTDTDRAAPCSTDTYEVTVRRGRVVAASDTPGEGPVAAGTTVLVGREEGARRLRKFFVGERVTVRHRLVAAASRVPYRFALGGYPVLAGGRPLPGLDDRTSAVRTAVGVADGGRRVTLLALDGAPAYRTGLTIAEVAAVMRELGAVRAFSLDGGGSSTLVARAPGAPAVSVRNHPSDGEERPVANGIGVFSTA; this is translated from the coding sequence GTGACGCTGTACCGGAGGAGATTCGGCACGGCCCGGGCGGCGCTCACGCTGCTCACGGCGTTCGGCGCGCTGGCCGGTGCGGCCCTGACGGGTGCGGCACCGGCCGGCGCCGTGCAGCGCGGCACGCGCATCGCGCCGGGTGTGGTCTACGACGAGTTCGACATCGCGGCGGCGAGAGGCACCGCGCACGCGCACGTCCTCACCGTCGACCTGCGGGAGCGGCGGGTCCGGCTGGGCCTGCTGCACCCCGGTGCGGTGGCCGCGCGGGCGCCGGTCTCCCGGCAGGCGGCCGCGCTGGGAGCCGTCGCCGGGGTGAACGGCGACTTCTTCAACATCAGCGAGACCCAGCACCCCGGCGTCCGGCCGACCGGGGCGAGCGTGGGCCCGGCGATCGCGCGGGGCCGGATGCTGAAGGGCGCGGTGCCGGACGGCCAGCGCTTCGGCCCGGCGCTGCCGCCCGGCACGAGCACCGCGGACGTGTTCGGGGTGGGCGCCGACCGGCGGGCCCGGCTGGACCGCCTGCGCCTGACCGGCTCCGTGCGCACTCCGGAGGGTGTGCTGCCGTTACGTGGACTGAACCAGTACGCGCTGCCGGTCGGCTCGATCGGGGCGTTCACGACGGCCTGGGGCAGCGCGTCCCGGGTGCGGGCCACCTGCGGCACGGACACCGACCGGGCGGCCCCGTGCAGCACGGACACCTACGAGGTGACGGTCCGTCGCGGCCGGGTCGTGGCGGCCTCGGACACCCCCGGGGAGGGCCCGGTGGCCGCGGGCACCACGGTTCTCGTGGGCCGGGAGGAGGGGGCGCGGCGGCTGCGGAAGTTCTTCGTGGGCGAGCGGGTGACGGTACGGCACCGGCTGGTGGCGGCGGCGTCCCGGGTTCCGTACCGCTTCGCGCTCGGCGGCTATCCGGTGCTGGCGGGCGGACGGCCGTTGCCCGGCCTGGACGACCGGACGTCGGCGGTGCGGACCGCCGTCGGTGTCGCGGACGGCGGCCGACGCGTGACGCTGCTCGCGCTGGACGGCGCGCCCGCGTACCGCACCGGGCTGACCATCGCGGAAGTGGCGGCGGTCATGCGGGAGTTGGGGGCGGTGCGCGCCTTCAGCCTGGACGGCGGCGGTTCCTCGACCCTGGTCGCCCGTGCGCCGGGCGCGCCGGCCGTCTCCGTGCGCAACCACCCGTCGGACGGGGAGGAGCGGCCGGTCGCCAACGGCATCGGGGTGTTCTCGACGGCCTGA
- a CDS encoding NAD(P)/FAD-dependent oxidoreductase: protein MTETYEVIVIGGGAAGLSAALVLGRARRRTLVVDAGEPRNAPAAHMQGYLTRDGMPPAEFLAAGREEIARYGVELVRDRAVDVSREGDAGDFTVGLAGGRSVRARRLIVATGLKDELPAVPGVAERFGADVLHCPYCHGWEVRDRAFGVLATTPLSAHQAIMVSQWSKDVTFFLHEVPESDLTADDVRRLAAAGVTVVPGRVAELTVEDDRLTGVRLADGTAHAREVLFVAPRAVPQTGLLEKLGAELNETPFGSYPVVDATGLTSVPGVWAAGNAMGFAEQVVNAASAGYRAAATLNADLLFTDLDAG from the coding sequence GTGACCGAGACATACGAAGTGATCGTGATCGGCGGAGGCGCGGCCGGGCTGTCCGCCGCGCTCGTCCTGGGCCGTGCCCGGCGCCGGACCCTGGTCGTGGACGCAGGGGAGCCGCGCAACGCGCCCGCGGCTCATATGCAGGGCTATCTGACCCGTGACGGCATGCCGCCCGCCGAGTTCCTGGCGGCCGGGCGGGAGGAGATCGCGCGGTACGGGGTGGAGCTGGTCCGGGACCGGGCCGTGGACGTCTCGCGGGAAGGGGACGCCGGCGACTTCACGGTCGGGCTGGCGGGCGGCCGGAGCGTCCGCGCACGGCGCCTGATCGTCGCCACCGGCCTCAAGGACGAGCTGCCGGCCGTCCCCGGCGTCGCCGAGCGCTTCGGCGCGGACGTGCTGCACTGCCCGTACTGCCACGGCTGGGAGGTCCGCGACCGGGCCTTCGGCGTCCTCGCGACCACCCCGCTGAGCGCCCACCAGGCGATCATGGTGTCGCAGTGGTCGAAGGACGTGACGTTCTTCCTGCACGAGGTCCCCGAGTCCGACCTCACCGCCGACGACGTGCGCCGGCTGGCGGCGGCCGGCGTGACGGTGGTCCCCGGCCGGGTGGCCGAACTGACGGTCGAGGACGACCGGCTCACCGGCGTCCGCCTGGCCGACGGCACGGCGCACGCGCGCGAGGTGCTGTTCGTCGCCCCGCGCGCGGTGCCGCAGACGGGCCTGCTGGAGAAGCTGGGCGCCGAACTCAACGAGACCCCGTTCGGCTCCTACCCGGTGGTGGACGCCACCGGCCTCACCTCGGTCCCGGGCGTCTGGGCGGCCGGCAACGCGATGGGCTTCGCCGAACAGGTCGTCAACGCCGCCTCAGCCGGCTACCGAGCAGCAGCCACCCTCAACGCGGACCTCCTCTTCACAGACCTGGACGCCGGCTGA
- a CDS encoding acyl-CoA dehydrogenase family protein — protein MSTQPDLLYTEEEEALRAAVRDLLADHCDAPGVIARTESGAPHDVAAWKALAGTMGLAGLLIPEELGGQGATHREAAVVLEELGRAVAPVPYLTSAVVATEALLECGDEELLGRLASATAVAALALALNTAAGGAYTVVRHEGGALHGELTGIADAAIADVLLVPADDGGLYAVDADAVTVTPRPSLDLTRPVATVTLDGAPGRLLGDAEPAVRRALRAGAGLLASEQLGLADWTLTETVRYLKERKQFNRPVGGFQALKHRLAQLWLEVVNLRAAARAAADALATGEDTEVTVAVAQSYASPVAVHAAEEALQLHGGIGMTWEHPVHLYLKRAKADSLAYGTAGVHREALAGLVDLQAP, from the coding sequence ATGAGCACCCAGCCCGACCTGCTGTACACCGAGGAGGAGGAGGCGCTGCGGGCCGCCGTGCGGGACCTGCTCGCCGACCACTGCGACGCCCCCGGCGTCATCGCCCGCACCGAGTCCGGCGCGCCGCACGACGTCGCGGCCTGGAAGGCGCTCGCCGGCACCATGGGACTCGCGGGCCTCCTCATCCCCGAGGAGCTGGGCGGCCAGGGCGCCACGCACCGCGAAGCCGCCGTCGTCCTGGAGGAGCTGGGCCGGGCCGTCGCCCCGGTGCCGTATCTGACCAGCGCGGTCGTGGCCACCGAGGCCCTGCTGGAGTGCGGGGACGAGGAGCTGCTCGGCCGGCTGGCGTCCGCGACGGCCGTCGCCGCGCTCGCGCTCGCCCTGAACACCGCGGCGGGCGGCGCCTACACGGTCGTACGCCATGAAGGAGGCGCGCTGCACGGTGAGTTGACCGGCATCGCGGACGCGGCGATCGCCGACGTCCTGCTCGTCCCGGCCGACGACGGCGGGCTGTACGCCGTCGACGCCGACGCCGTGACGGTCACGCCGCGTCCGTCCCTGGACCTGACCCGGCCCGTGGCCACGGTCACCCTGGACGGCGCCCCCGGCCGTCTGCTGGGCGACGCCGAGCCCGCCGTACGACGCGCGCTGCGCGCCGGCGCCGGACTGCTCGCGTCCGAGCAACTCGGGCTCGCCGACTGGACGCTGACCGAGACGGTCCGCTATCTGAAGGAGCGCAAGCAGTTCAACCGCCCCGTCGGCGGCTTCCAGGCGCTCAAGCACCGGCTCGCCCAGCTGTGGCTGGAGGTCGTCAACCTGCGCGCCGCCGCCCGCGCGGCCGCCGACGCGCTGGCGACCGGCGAGGACACCGAGGTGACGGTCGCCGTCGCCCAGTCCTACGCGTCCCCGGTCGCCGTCCACGCCGCCGAGGAGGCCCTGCAGCTGCACGGCGGGATCGGCATGACCTGGGAGCACCCGGTCCACCTGTACCTGAAGCGGGCCAAGGCCGACTCGCTCGCCTACGGCACGGCGGGCGTCCACCGCGAGGCGCTGGCCGGACTGGTCGACCTCCAGGCTCCCTGA
- a CDS encoding acyl-CoA dehydrogenase family protein has product MTDAAELRRRTQELLAAHPPATTGRLDFLRARFDAGLAWVHYPEGLGGLGLPRSLQAVVDAELEAAGAPDNEPRRIGIGLGMAAPTILRYGTDEQKRRFLRPLWTGEEVWCQLFSEPGAGSDLAALGTRAVREGDDWVVNGQKVWTSSAHIARWAILIARTDPDVPKHAGITYFLCDMTDPGVEVRPLRQITGEAEFNEVFLTDVRIPDSRRLGEVGDGWRVAQTTLNNERVAIGGMRLPREGGMIGPLAKTWRERPELRTHDLHQRLLRLWVDAEVSRFTAERLRQQLVAGQPGPEGAGMKLAFARLNQEISGLEVELRGEEGLLYDDWTMRRPEQVNFTGRDAGYRYLRSKGNSIEGGTSEVLLNIVAERVLGLPAEPRTDKDVAWKDLAR; this is encoded by the coding sequence ATGACCGACGCCGCCGAACTGCGCCGCCGCACCCAGGAGTTGCTCGCCGCGCACCCACCGGCCACCACCGGCCGCCTGGACTTCCTGCGCGCCCGCTTCGACGCGGGCCTCGCCTGGGTGCACTACCCCGAGGGCCTCGGCGGCCTGGGCCTGCCCCGCTCCCTCCAGGCCGTCGTGGACGCCGAACTGGAGGCCGCCGGAGCCCCCGACAACGAGCCCCGGCGCATCGGCATCGGCCTCGGCATGGCCGCGCCGACCATCCTCAGGTACGGCACCGACGAGCAGAAGCGGCGCTTCCTGCGGCCCCTGTGGACCGGCGAGGAGGTCTGGTGCCAGCTCTTCAGCGAGCCCGGCGCCGGCTCCGACCTGGCGGCGCTCGGCACCCGTGCCGTCCGCGAGGGCGACGACTGGGTTGTCAACGGGCAGAAGGTGTGGACGTCCAGCGCCCACATCGCCCGCTGGGCCATCCTCATCGCCCGCACCGACCCGGACGTGCCCAAGCACGCGGGCATCACGTACTTCCTGTGCGACATGACCGACCCCGGCGTCGAGGTCCGTCCGCTCCGCCAGATCACCGGCGAGGCCGAGTTCAACGAGGTCTTCCTCACCGACGTCCGCATCCCCGACAGCCGCCGCCTCGGCGAGGTCGGAGACGGCTGGCGGGTCGCCCAGACCACCCTGAACAACGAGCGCGTCGCCATCGGCGGCATGCGGCTGCCCCGCGAGGGCGGCATGATCGGCCCCCTCGCGAAGACCTGGCGCGAACGGCCCGAACTGCGCACCCACGACCTGCACCAGCGGCTGCTGAGGCTGTGGGTGGACGCCGAGGTGTCCCGGTTCACCGCCGAACGGCTGCGCCAGCAGCTCGTCGCCGGCCAGCCCGGCCCCGAGGGCGCCGGCATGAAGCTCGCCTTCGCCCGCCTCAACCAGGAGATCAGCGGCCTGGAGGTCGAACTGCGCGGCGAGGAGGGCCTGTTGTACGACGACTGGACCATGCGCCGGCCGGAGCAGGTGAACTTCACCGGCCGTGACGCCGGGTACCGCTACCTGCGCTCCAAGGGCAACAGCATCGAGGGCGGGACCAGCGAGGTCCTGCTGAACATCGTCGCCGAGCGCGTCCTGGGCCTGCCCGCCGAGCCGCGCACCGACAAGGACGTCGCCTGGAAGGACCTCGCCCGATGA
- a CDS encoding ATP-dependent DNA ligase, producing the protein MLLTRLARVSQEVAATSARSRKIALLAELFRDAEADDVPLVIPYLAGRLPQGRLGVGWKVLSHPVPPAAEPTLTVREVDARLTTLGKVSGAGSQAERTRLVGELMGAATEAEQRFLLGLITGEVRQGALDAVAVEGLAQATGAPPADVRRAVMLAGSLQSVAQTLLADGPESLDRFRLTVGRPVLPMLAHTASSVSEAVGKLGDCAVEEKLDGIRVQLHRDGDTVRAYTRTLDDITDRLPEVVAAARELRGERFILDGEVIAFDATGRPRSFQETAGRVGSRVDVGTAAREVPVSPVFFDALSVDGRDLLDLPFTERHAELARLVPEPMRVRRALVSGPDDLPRAEEFLAETLERGHEGVVVKALDAPYSAGRRGASWLKVKPVHTLDLVVLAAEWGHGRRTGKLSNLHLGARTEDGGFAMLGKTFKGMTDALLAWQTERLQELAVSSHPWGVTVRPELVVEIAYDGLQRSSRYPAGVTLRFARVLRYRDDKRPEEADTVESLLAAHPGVRP; encoded by the coding sequence ATGCTGCTGACCCGTCTCGCCCGCGTGTCCCAGGAGGTCGCCGCCACCTCGGCGCGCTCCCGGAAGATCGCTCTGCTCGCGGAGCTCTTCCGGGACGCCGAGGCGGACGACGTCCCCCTCGTCATCCCCTACCTGGCGGGCCGCCTCCCCCAGGGACGCCTCGGCGTCGGCTGGAAGGTGCTGAGCCACCCCGTGCCCCCGGCCGCCGAACCGACCCTGACCGTCCGTGAGGTGGACGCCCGACTCACCACCCTCGGCAAGGTGTCCGGCGCCGGCTCACAGGCCGAACGCACCCGTCTGGTCGGCGAGTTGATGGGCGCGGCGACCGAGGCCGAGCAGCGCTTCCTGCTCGGCCTGATCACCGGCGAGGTCCGCCAGGGCGCCCTCGACGCGGTGGCCGTGGAGGGGCTCGCCCAGGCCACCGGCGCACCCCCCGCCGACGTACGGCGGGCCGTCATGCTCGCCGGCTCCCTGCAGAGCGTCGCGCAGACCCTGCTCGCGGACGGCCCGGAGTCGCTGGACCGCTTCCGGCTCACCGTCGGCCGCCCGGTGCTGCCGATGCTGGCGCACACCGCGTCCTCGGTGTCCGAGGCGGTCGGCAAGCTGGGCGACTGCGCGGTGGAGGAGAAACTGGACGGCATCCGCGTCCAGCTGCACCGCGACGGCGACACCGTCCGCGCCTACACCCGCACCCTGGACGACATCACCGACCGGCTCCCCGAAGTCGTAGCGGCGGCACGGGAGTTGCGGGGCGAGCGGTTCATCCTCGACGGCGAGGTCATCGCGTTCGACGCCACCGGGCGGCCCCGCTCCTTCCAGGAGACCGCGGGCCGCGTCGGCTCCCGGGTCGACGTCGGGACGGCCGCCCGTGAGGTTCCCGTCTCCCCCGTCTTCTTCGACGCCCTGTCCGTCGACGGCCGCGACCTGCTCGACCTGCCGTTCACCGAGCGGCACGCGGAGCTGGCCCGGCTGGTCCCGGAGCCGATGCGGGTGCGCCGCGCCCTGGTGTCCGGTCCCGACGACCTGCCCCGCGCCGAGGAGTTCCTCGCGGAGACGCTGGAACGCGGGCACGAGGGCGTCGTCGTCAAGGCGCTCGACGCCCCCTACAGCGCGGGCCGGCGCGGCGCGTCCTGGCTGAAGGTCAAACCCGTGCACACCCTGGACCTGGTGGTGCTGGCCGCCGAGTGGGGGCACGGCCGCAGGACCGGCAAGCTGTCCAACCTGCACCTGGGGGCGCGGACGGAGGACGGCGGGTTCGCGATGCTGGGCAAGACGTTCAAGGGCATGACGGACGCGCTGCTGGCCTGGCAGACCGAACGGCTCCAGGAGCTCGCCGTGAGCAGCCACCCCTGGGGGGTGACCGTCCGCCCCGAACTGGTCGTGGAGATCGCGTACGACGGTCTGCAGCGCTCCTCCCGCTACCCGGCCGGGGTGACGCTCCGCTTCGCGCGTGTGCTGCGCTACCGCGACGACAAGCGCCCGGAGGAGGCGGACACCGTCGAGTCCCTGCTGGCCGCGCATCCGGGGGTGCGGCCGTGA
- a CDS encoding NADPH:quinone oxidoreductase family protein: MQAWQVHRNGEPGEVMRLADVEPPTPGDGQVLLKVRAANVNFPDALMCRGQYQVRPPLPFTPGVEICGETEDGRRVLATPALPHGGFAEYAVADAAALLPAPDALDDAEAAALHIGYQTGWFGLHRRAGLEAGETLLVHAAAGGVGSAAVQLGKAAGARVIGVVGGAAKAAVARELGCDVVIDRHTEDVIAAVKEATGGRGADVVYDPVGGDAYTQSTKVVAFEGRIVVLGFASGTIPAPALNHALVKNYSILGLHWGLYNTRNPKLVRHCHEQLTEMAAQGAVKPLVSERVPLGGAGAAVQRVADGVTTGRVAVLPGLTEGGAA; this comes from the coding sequence ATGCAGGCATGGCAAGTGCATCGCAACGGCGAACCGGGCGAGGTGATGCGGCTCGCGGACGTCGAACCGCCCACGCCCGGCGACGGCCAGGTCCTGCTGAAGGTGCGCGCCGCGAACGTCAACTTCCCCGACGCGCTGATGTGCCGGGGCCAGTACCAGGTCCGGCCCCCGCTGCCGTTCACGCCCGGCGTCGAGATCTGCGGCGAGACCGAGGACGGCCGCCGCGTCCTCGCCACCCCCGCGCTGCCGCACGGCGGATTCGCCGAGTACGCCGTCGCGGACGCCGCCGCCCTGCTGCCCGCCCCCGACGCCCTCGACGACGCCGAGGCGGCCGCCCTGCACATCGGCTACCAGACCGGCTGGTTCGGCCTGCACCGCCGCGCGGGCCTCGAAGCCGGCGAGACCCTGCTGGTCCACGCCGCCGCGGGCGGGGTCGGCAGCGCCGCCGTCCAGCTCGGCAAGGCCGCCGGCGCCCGGGTCATCGGGGTCGTGGGCGGCGCCGCCAAGGCCGCCGTGGCCCGCGAACTCGGCTGCGACGTGGTGATCGACCGGCACACCGAGGACGTCATCGCCGCCGTCAAGGAGGCGACCGGCGGCCGGGGCGCCGACGTCGTGTACGACCCCGTCGGCGGTGACGCCTACACCCAGTCCACGAAGGTCGTCGCCTTCGAGGGCCGGATCGTCGTCCTCGGCTTCGCGAGCGGCACCATCCCGGCCCCCGCCCTCAACCACGCCCTGGTGAAGAACTACTCGATCCTCGGCCTGCACTGGGGCCTGTACAACACCCGCAACCCCAAACTGGTCCGGCACTGCCACGAACAGCTCACCGAGATGGCCGCGCAGGGAGCCGTCAAGCCGCTGGTGAGCGAGCGCGTCCCGCTGGGCGGGGCCGGAGCGGCCGTCCAGCGGGTCGCCGACGGCGTCACCACCGGCCGAGTCGCCGTGCTCCCGGGACTCACCGAAGGAGGAGCGGCATGA
- a CDS encoding sugar ABC transporter permease, protein MADDRGTGTASPPAGDGRGPRGQAVAGALRRWVAVARRRLRAGEVGSLPVVVVLAVVWITFQSLNDNFLSPRNLSNLSVDIVGTGLIAVGIVFVLLLGELDLSVGAISGLAAAVFAVLNVQNGVPEWLSLVIAVLAGTVAGAVQGYSFARTRVPAFVVTLAGLLTWNGLMLYVLGTSGTINLDDNGLVAELTGYYFTQDAVGYAVAALAVGLVLLASCLDRRRRLAAGMPHRSLQAIVARAGGLAVIAFAAAYLLNRFQGLPLALLIFLVVVAGLDIVLRRTHYGRQVYALGGGVEAARRASLNVTRVQTAVLAVSGTMAAIGGLFLASRITSVSQSSGSGVLLLNAIAAAVIGGTSLFGGRGSTWSAVLGMLVIQSIASGMAITDTPAAIQFMITGGVLFAAVVIDALSRRSQEAHGRA, encoded by the coding sequence ATGGCGGACGACCGGGGCACCGGGACCGCGTCACCCCCGGCCGGGGACGGCCGCGGCCCCCGCGGCCAGGCCGTGGCCGGCGCGCTGCGACGCTGGGTGGCCGTCGCCCGCCGCCGGCTGCGGGCCGGTGAGGTGGGCTCGCTGCCCGTGGTGGTCGTCCTGGCCGTCGTCTGGATCACCTTCCAGTCCCTCAACGACAACTTCCTCTCCCCCCGGAACCTGTCCAACCTGAGCGTGGACATCGTGGGCACCGGCCTGATCGCCGTCGGCATCGTCTTCGTCCTGCTGCTCGGCGAACTCGATCTGTCCGTCGGGGCGATCAGCGGGCTCGCGGCGGCCGTCTTCGCCGTCCTCAACGTGCAGAACGGGGTGCCCGAGTGGCTGTCCCTGGTCATCGCCGTGCTCGCCGGCACCGTCGCGGGCGCCGTCCAGGGCTACTCCTTCGCGAGAACCCGGGTGCCGGCGTTCGTCGTCACGCTCGCCGGGCTGCTCACCTGGAACGGCCTCATGCTCTACGTCCTGGGCACCAGCGGCACCATCAACCTGGACGACAACGGGCTGGTGGCCGAACTGACCGGCTACTACTTCACCCAGGACGCCGTCGGCTACGCGGTGGCGGCGCTGGCGGTGGGACTCGTCCTGCTGGCGTCCTGTCTGGACCGGCGGCGCCGGTTGGCCGCCGGGATGCCGCACCGGTCGCTCCAGGCGATCGTCGCGCGGGCCGGCGGACTCGCGGTCATCGCGTTCGCGGCCGCGTACCTGCTCAACCGGTTCCAGGGGCTGCCGCTCGCGCTGCTGATCTTCCTAGTGGTGGTGGCCGGGCTCGACATCGTGCTGCGGCGCACCCACTACGGACGGCAGGTGTACGCCCTCGGCGGCGGGGTGGAGGCCGCCCGCCGGGCCAGTCTCAACGTGACCCGGGTGCAGACGGCGGTGCTCGCCGTGTCCGGGACCATGGCCGCGATCGGCGGGCTGTTCCTGGCCTCGCGGATCACCTCGGTCAGCCAGAGCTCCGGCTCGGGCGTCCTGCTGCTCAACGCGATCGCGGCGGCCGTGATCGGCGGGACCAGCCTGTTCGGCGGGCGGGGTTCGACCTGGTCGGCGGTGCTCGGCATGCTCGTCATCCAGTCGATCGCCTCCGGCATGGCCATCACGGACACCCCCGCGGCCATCCAGTTCATGATCACCGGAGGAGTGCTGTTCGCGGCGGTGGTCATCGACGCGCTGTCCCGCCGCTCGCAGGAAGCCCACGGCCGCGCGTGA
- a CDS encoding helix-turn-helix domain-containing protein, giving the protein MSDDDVLAGVGPRLRRMRKEREVTLSALSEATGISVSTLSRLESGLRRPSLELLLPIARAHQVPLDELVGNPAVGDPRVRATEPIERYGRKHWPLTRQPGGLQAFKVLEPQRSCPPEPRTHEGYEWLYVLSGRLRLVLGEHDVVLGAGEAAEFDTRVPHWFGSTGEGPVEFLSLFGPQGERMHVRARPRQT; this is encoded by the coding sequence ATGAGCGACGACGACGTCCTTGCCGGTGTGGGTCCCAGGCTGCGCCGGATGCGCAAGGAGCGCGAGGTGACGCTCTCGGCGCTGTCCGAGGCCACCGGCATCTCGGTGAGCACGCTCTCCCGGCTGGAGTCGGGCCTGCGCCGCCCCAGCCTGGAGCTGCTGCTGCCGATCGCCCGCGCCCATCAGGTGCCGCTGGACGAACTGGTCGGCAACCCGGCCGTCGGCGACCCGAGGGTGCGCGCCACCGAGCCGATCGAGCGCTACGGCCGCAAGCACTGGCCGCTCACCCGCCAGCCCGGCGGCCTGCAGGCGTTCAAGGTGCTCGAACCGCAGCGCAGCTGCCCGCCGGAGCCGCGCACCCACGAGGGATACGAGTGGCTGTACGTCCTGTCCGGCCGGCTGCGGCTCGTCCTGGGGGAGCACGACGTGGTGCTCGGCGCCGGGGAGGCCGCCGAGTTCGACACCCGGGTCCCGCACTGGTTCGGCTCGACGGGGGAGGGGCCCGTGGAGTTCCTGAGCCTGTTCGGGCCGCAGGGCGAGCGGATGCACGTCCGGGCGCGGCCGCGGCAGACGTGA
- a CDS encoding DUF779 domain-containing protein, producing MYEETPRVELTPAAADLLRRLHAAHGPLMFHQSGGCCDGSAPMCYPEGEFRTGGSDVLLAELEVEGVAEPVTFWMSRAQYEAWRHTRLIVDVVEGRGSGFSLEAPEGVRFLIRSRVVGAQ from the coding sequence ATGTATGAGGAGACCCCGCGCGTCGAGCTCACCCCCGCGGCCGCCGACCTGCTCCGGCGGCTGCACGCGGCCCACGGGCCGCTGATGTTCCACCAGTCCGGCGGCTGCTGCGACGGCAGCGCGCCCATGTGCTACCCGGAGGGCGAGTTCCGCACCGGCGGCTCCGACGTGCTGCTCGCCGAGCTGGAGGTCGAGGGGGTGGCGGAGCCGGTGACGTTCTGGATGTCACGCGCCCAGTACGAGGCGTGGCGGCACACCCGTCTGATCGTCGACGTGGTCGAGGGGCGGGGCAGCGGATTCTCCCTGGAGGCACCCGAGGGAGTGCGTTTCCTGATCCGTTCCCGCGTCGTCGGCGCTCAGTGA
- a CDS encoding DedA family protein, producing the protein MLAVNPTDGDAVLATFGALGVLVVIFAESGLLVFGFFLPGDTLLLPAGVLCAAGAGQGLVLWQVLLCAAAGALLGGQVGYLIGRHGGRALLARTSRPRVREAAARAETLLARYGYGKALVIGRFVPLVRTVLHPAAGALGVPARTFTLWQIVGGLLWSQSLVLAGYALGHSVPDIESYLLPLVAGVVVISLLPAIPVLARSRRERRDR; encoded by the coding sequence GTGCTGGCCGTGAACCCCACCGACGGTGACGCGGTCCTGGCCACCTTCGGCGCCCTCGGCGTCCTGGTGGTGATCTTCGCCGAGTCCGGTCTGCTCGTGTTCGGCTTCTTCCTGCCCGGCGACACGCTGCTCCTGCCGGCCGGGGTGCTGTGCGCCGCCGGTGCCGGCCAGGGGCTGGTGCTGTGGCAGGTGCTGCTGTGCGCGGCCGCCGGGGCCCTGCTCGGCGGCCAGGTCGGCTATCTGATCGGGCGGCACGGCGGCCGGGCGCTGCTCGCGCGCACCTCCAGACCGCGCGTGCGCGAGGCGGCGGCCCGCGCGGAGACCCTGCTCGCCCGCTACGGGTACGGCAAGGCGCTGGTGATCGGCCGCTTCGTGCCGCTGGTCCGCACGGTCCTGCACCCGGCGGCCGGGGCGCTGGGGGTGCCCGCGCGGACCTTCACGCTCTGGCAGATCGTCGGCGGGCTGCTGTGGTCCCAGAGCCTCGTCCTCGCCGGCTACGCGCTCGGGCACTCCGTCCCCGACATCGAGTCCTATCTGCTCCCCCTGGTCGCCGGCGTCGTCGTGATCTCCCTGCTGCCCGCCATCCCGGTCCTCGCCCGCTCCCGCCGTGAGCGCCGCGACCGCTGA